A stretch of the Candidatus Zixiibacteriota bacterium genome encodes the following:
- a CDS encoding endonuclease MutS2: MIDQHTLDILEYPKVIAQVAGRCLTPYGADEVNRIRPLYDPAEIERRGSEISQMRDIVSFGMAFPLARMENCRPELLRAQVEGVFLDPEQILRVLELVEVSIALNGYDREGRPKFPLIAAYLEQVRAFPELKAEIRRAIDENGEVKDSASPKLKQVRAEFGDAKRRLVARLTAIQADRPHQAGVQDDIVTMRNGRYVITVPSSSYRANMGILHDRSQTGATLYIEPPETVELNNRLNLLQQEERLEIDRILRAITAEIARRGEALLENTRLIGRLDSLYACAKYSKAVGGNKPALGPESSLSLVDARHPLLAVQFGKPEAVVANSLALDDLRQAILVTGPNTGGKTICLKTVGLAVLMAQSGLHIAAADKSSVGIFEYVCADIGDEQSIELSLSTFSSHVRNLIDGVRKASPRTLLLFDEIGAGTDPKEGAALAEAIILHAIRKGARMIVTTHFSQLKTLPMDNPEIENASFEFDRTTLAPTYRLQLGTPGSSYAIEIASRLGMSEEITERASRLVGSGEKSLAALISSLESELAVVRKDRAELTDRLAEARRLEDTYRSRVDELTTNVEETRRRALAETEAFIEQTRREVEQLVADIRRSQAEPQQVKNFHRSLRERAKELSSLKKASETPAPEPGRFEKGDRVEIVSLGQAGEIDELLGDDRARVKVRNVFTTVEIRHLRRLEEGGAPARPEATGARVSARPVESPEIHLRGLTGDEAIEELERYLDRAVVAGLHQVYVVHGKGTGALRKRITEYLREHPEVASVRLGNWNEGGAGVTIVKLKE, translated from the coding sequence ATGATTGACCAGCATACTCTTGACATACTGGAATATCCGAAGGTGATCGCCCAGGTCGCCGGCCGGTGCCTCACCCCCTATGGTGCGGATGAAGTCAACCGCATACGGCCTCTGTACGACCCGGCTGAGATCGAGCGCCGCGGCAGCGAAATCTCGCAGATGAGGGATATCGTCAGCTTCGGCATGGCCTTCCCCCTCGCCCGCATGGAAAACTGCCGCCCCGAACTTCTCCGCGCCCAGGTGGAAGGGGTATTCCTCGATCCCGAGCAGATCCTCCGCGTCCTCGAACTGGTCGAGGTCTCGATCGCCCTGAACGGGTACGACCGGGAGGGGCGCCCGAAGTTCCCGCTCATCGCCGCCTACCTCGAGCAGGTCCGCGCTTTCCCCGAGCTGAAGGCGGAGATCCGGCGCGCCATTGACGAGAACGGCGAGGTGAAGGACTCAGCGTCGCCCAAGCTCAAGCAGGTGCGGGCGGAATTCGGCGACGCCAAGCGGCGCCTCGTCGCCCGCCTCACCGCCATTCAGGCCGACCGCCCCCACCAGGCCGGCGTGCAGGACGACATCGTGACGATGCGCAACGGCCGCTACGTCATCACCGTGCCGTCGAGCTCCTACCGGGCCAACATGGGGATTCTCCACGACCGTTCGCAGACGGGGGCCACGCTGTACATCGAACCGCCGGAGACCGTCGAACTGAACAACCGGCTCAACCTGCTGCAGCAGGAGGAGCGGCTGGAGATCGACCGCATCCTGCGGGCCATCACCGCCGAGATCGCCCGCCGGGGCGAGGCGCTCCTGGAGAACACGCGGCTGATCGGACGGCTCGACAGTCTGTACGCCTGCGCCAAATATTCGAAAGCGGTCGGCGGGAACAAGCCCGCGCTCGGGCCGGAGTCCTCGTTGAGTCTCGTCGATGCCCGCCACCCGCTCCTCGCGGTCCAGTTCGGCAAGCCCGAGGCCGTGGTCGCCAACAGCCTGGCCCTCGATGACCTCCGCCAGGCAATCCTCGTGACCGGGCCCAACACGGGCGGAAAGACAATTTGCCTGAAGACGGTCGGGTTGGCCGTGCTCATGGCGCAATCGGGGCTCCACATTGCCGCCGCGGATAAATCCTCGGTCGGCATTTTCGAATATGTCTGCGCCGACATCGGCGACGAGCAGTCCATCGAGCTGTCCCTGTCGACCTTCTCCTCCCACGTCCGCAACCTCATCGACGGCGTCCGCAAGGCCTCGCCACGCACGCTGCTGCTGTTCGATGAAATCGGCGCCGGCACGGACCCCAAGGAGGGGGCCGCCCTGGCCGAGGCGATCATCCTGCACGCGATCCGCAAGGGGGCCCGCATGATCGTCACCACCCACTTCTCGCAACTCAAGACGCTCCCGATGGACAACCCTGAAATCGAGAACGCCTCGTTCGAGTTCGACCGCACGACGCTCGCCCCGACCTACCGCCTCCAGCTCGGCACGCCGGGGTCGTCCTACGCCATCGAAATCGCCAGCCGGCTGGGCATGTCCGAGGAGATCACCGAGCGCGCCTCCCGGCTCGTCGGGTCGGGGGAAAAATCGCTGGCCGCGCTCATCTCCTCGCTGGAGAGCGAGCTGGCCGTCGTCCGCAAAGACCGCGCCGAACTGACCGACCGGCTCGCCGAGGCCCGCCGCCTCGAGGACACCTACAGGAGCCGCGTGGATGAACTCACGACCAATGTGGAGGAAACGCGCCGCAGGGCGCTCGCCGAGACGGAGGCTTTCATCGAGCAAACCCGCCGCGAGGTCGAGCAGCTGGTGGCCGATATCCGCCGCTCGCAGGCCGAGCCGCAACAGGTCAAGAACTTTCACCGCTCCCTGCGCGAGCGGGCCAAGGAACTTTCGTCGCTGAAGAAAGCCTCGGAGACCCCGGCGCCGGAGCCGGGCCGGTTCGAAAAGGGCGACCGCGTCGAGATTGTCTCCCTCGGCCAGGCCGGCGAGATTGACGAACTCCTCGGCGACGACCGGGCCCGGGTGAAGGTGCGGAATGTCTTCACCACCGTCGAGATCCGCCATCTCCGCCGGCTCGAAGAGGGCGGTGCGCCGGCGCGGCCGGAGGCGACGGGCGCGCGGGTGTCGGCCCGGCCGGTCGAGTCCCCCGAGATCCACCTGCGCGGCCTGACCGGCGACGAGGCCATCGAAGAACTCGAACGCTACCTCGACCGGGCGGTCGTGGCCGGACTGCACCAGGTGTATGTCGTGCACGGCAAGGGGACCGGCGCCCTGCGCAAACGCATCACCGAGTATCTCCGGGAACATCCGGAGGTCGCTTCCGTGCGGCTCGGCAACTGGAACGAAGGCGGCGCCGGGGTCACCATCGTCAAGCTCAAAGAGTAG
- a CDS encoding CvpA family protein gives MNWVDIVLFVLLLAMVIVGSKKGLVRELMAFLVFLIAIVVSVNYIDRFAVWVYEKVGGSPLVAAFLSFAVLIALSYAAFKLMGMVFYKVANIKSIGKKDQMGGALIGFLRGWLLVGFVTLLLFLLPMPASFYTAFEQSFFGPMVAKTVPLVFEGTAPVHPRNRTFIAKIETALLTAQTSNKKTTDAQRSEVYEVLHQMRRFFATSDPAQP, from the coding sequence ATGAACTGGGTTGATATTGTGCTCTTCGTGCTCTTGCTGGCGATGGTCATCGTCGGCTCGAAAAAAGGGCTCGTCCGGGAGCTGATGGCGTTCCTGGTATTCCTGATCGCCATTGTCGTTTCCGTCAACTACATCGACCGCTTCGCTGTCTGGGTCTATGAGAAAGTCGGGGGGTCGCCTCTGGTTGCGGCTTTTCTGTCGTTTGCCGTGCTCATCGCTCTCTCCTACGCCGCCTTCAAGCTGATGGGGATGGTCTTCTACAAAGTCGCCAACATCAAATCGATCGGGAAGAAGGACCAGATGGGCGGCGCGCTCATCGGCTTCCTCCGCGGGTGGCTGCTGGTCGGGTTTGTCACACTCCTGCTGTTCCTCCTGCCCATGCCGGCCTCGTTCTATACCGCCTTTGAGCAGTCATTCTTCGGGCCGATGGTCGCCAAGACCGTTCCCCTGGTATTCGAAGGCACCGCGCCGGTGCACCCGCGCAACCGCACCTTCATCGCCAAGATAGAGACGGCTCTGCTGACGGCGCAGACGAGCAACAAGAAGACGACCGATGCCCAGCGGTCCGAGGTCTACGAGGTGCTTCACCAGATGCGCCGCTTCTTTGCCACCTCGGACCCCGCCCAGCCGTGA
- a CDS encoding GatB/YqeY domain-containing protein, with product MSLLETIDKDLTSALKAGDRHKATVLRGLKSDLKYKKIDKGAELTHEDIIAVLSTAAKKRRESIEQFQRGNRMDLVEQEQRELDLITAYLPRQLSEDDLRTLIAEAIRETGAQSAADLGRVMKALMPKVRGQADGKLVNQLAAKMLAK from the coding sequence ATGAGTCTGCTTGAAACGATAGACAAGGATCTGACTTCGGCCCTGAAGGCCGGTGACCGCCACAAAGCCACCGTCCTTCGGGGTCTGAAGTCGGACCTGAAGTACAAGAAGATCGACAAGGGCGCGGAGCTGACCCACGAGGATATCATCGCGGTCCTCTCCACCGCCGCCAAGAAACGCCGCGAGTCGATAGAGCAGTTTCAGCGCGGCAACCGCATGGACTTGGTCGAGCAGGAGCAGCGGGAGCTTGACCTCATCACCGCATACCTTCCCAGACAATTATCCGAAGACGATCTGCGCACCCTCATCGCCGAGGCGATCCGGGAGACCGGGGCCCAGTCGGCGGCCGACCTCGGGCGCGTGATGAAAGCGCTCATGCCCAAGGTGCGGGGGCAGGCCGACGGCAAGCTGGTCAACCAGCTGGCCGCGAAAATGCTTGCCAAGTGA
- the rpsU gene encoding 30S ribosomal protein S21, with protein MPGVRVRDDESFERALRRFNKFCEKTGVLSDIKKHQHYEKPSEAKKRKMAAARRKQRRLRRLSRY; from the coding sequence TTGCCGGGCGTCAGAGTTCGAGACGATGAGTCTTTTGAGAGAGCCCTTCGCCGCTTCAACAAGTTTTGCGAAAAGACCGGAGTACTGAGCGACATCAAGAAGCATCAGCACTACGAGAAGCCGTCGGAAGCCAAGAAACGCAAAATGGCTGCCGCGCGACGCAAACAGAGACGGTTGAGAAGACTATCGAGGTACTAA
- a CDS encoding DUF4184 family protein: MPFTVAHAAAGLPLKAVLPRRLSLSGLMAGAMAPDLLYFLVMTTVDRGLSHSWPGLFLFCLPAGTAFALAFHGLIKYPLLTNLPSPWDRRFSGLATARFHPHGVRGWSVVVLSVGIGALTHFFWDSFTHPGGELARALPFLQAQVRAFGQVIPVSRIAQHTSTLLGISALLSGSWRGWLLPAPATGARFRTARDKWRFWLGSGLFATLFALAVTWAYRTYWPDRVATTFTTFGLAGWAGFFWVVAVCGAISRFLPGRGRSGPAGDRARQPVGAWRSQS, encoded by the coding sequence ATGCCGTTTACTGTCGCCCATGCCGCCGCCGGCCTGCCGCTGAAAGCGGTCCTCCCGCGCCGACTCTCCCTGTCCGGCCTGATGGCCGGGGCTATGGCCCCGGATCTCCTGTATTTCCTTGTGATGACGACGGTTGACCGGGGGCTGTCGCACTCCTGGCCGGGGCTGTTCCTGTTCTGCCTCCCGGCCGGGACAGCGTTCGCCCTGGCCTTCCACGGTTTGATCAAGTACCCGCTCCTGACCAATCTGCCCTCCCCCTGGGACCGCCGATTTTCGGGGCTGGCCACGGCCCGGTTCCACCCGCACGGGGTGCGTGGGTGGAGTGTTGTTGTCCTCTCGGTCGGCATAGGCGCGCTCACCCACTTTTTCTGGGACTCTTTCACACACCCCGGGGGGGAGCTGGCGCGGGCGTTGCCGTTTCTCCAGGCGCAGGTTCGGGCATTCGGACAGGTGATCCCCGTGAGCCGGATCGCCCAGCATACGAGCACACTGCTTGGGATATCAGCCCTCCTGTCTGGGTCTTGGCGGGGGTGGCTGCTGCCGGCGCCCGCGACCGGGGCGCGCTTTCGGACAGCTCGCGATAAATGGCGTTTCTGGCTGGGCAGCGGTCTTTTCGCGACCTTGTTCGCCCTGGCCGTCACCTGGGCGTACCGGACCTACTGGCCCGACCGGGTGGCCACGACATTCACGACTTTCGGCCTGGCCGGCTGGGCCGGGTTTTTCTGGGTGGTGGCGGTGTGCGGGGCGATCTCTCGCTTTCTTCCGGGGCGAGGTCGATCAGGCCCGGCCGGAGACCGGGCCCGCCAGCCAGTTGGAGCGTGGCGCAGTCAAAGCTGA
- a CDS encoding HIT domain-containing protein — MASIFNRIIRREIPAKVFYEDDDCIVIADHRPKDRVHLLIIPKTETPSFFEAPPEVLAMLDEKTKLVARRLGLENHFRIQINNGYGQEIPHLHYHFLSNEGSERVHFVEE; from the coding sequence ATGGCCTCAATCTTCAATAGAATCATCAGACGCGAAATTCCCGCCAAGGTGTTCTACGAGGATGACGACTGCATTGTCATCGCCGATCACCGCCCGAAAGACCGCGTGCACCTGCTCATAATCCCCAAAACGGAAACGCCGTCGTTCTTTGAAGCTCCGCCGGAGGTGCTCGCCATGCTCGATGAGAAAACCAAGCTGGTGGCGCGCCGGCTCGGGCTGGAAAACCACTTCCGCATCCAGATCAACAACGGCTACGGCCAGGAGATTCCCCACCTCCACTACCATTTCCTCTCGAACGAGGGAAGCGAGCGGGTGCACTTTGTGGAGGAATAA
- a CDS encoding YebC/PmpR family DNA-binding transcriptional regulator: MSGHSKWATIKRKKGKLDAERGKIFTRHIKEIVTAAREGGGDPDGNPRLRTAIQAAKASNMPADNIKRAIMKGTGELPGVSYESVVYEGYGPAGVAIYLEVLTDNRNRTVSEIRHFLTKYGGNLGENGCVGWMFHKKGVIEIDKTAADEDTVMEIALENGAEDVRTDSGSFEVVTPAEALETVRAAFEKKGVPMASVEVTMIPETTVRLEKEGEASSMLKLYELLEEHDDIQKVYSNFDIDERLMEQLA, from the coding sequence ATGTCAGGTCATTCAAAGTGGGCGACCATCAAACGCAAAAAAGGCAAACTCGACGCCGAGCGAGGCAAGATTTTCACTCGGCACATCAAAGAAATCGTGACCGCGGCGCGCGAGGGAGGAGGGGATCCGGACGGCAACCCGCGTCTGCGCACCGCGATTCAGGCCGCCAAGGCCTCGAACATGCCCGCTGACAATATCAAGCGAGCCATCATGAAAGGCACCGGCGAACTGCCGGGCGTGAGCTACGAGTCGGTGGTGTACGAGGGGTATGGTCCGGCGGGGGTAGCGATTTATCTCGAAGTCCTCACCGACAACCGCAACCGCACGGTCAGCGAGATTCGCCACTTCCTCACCAAGTACGGCGGGAACCTGGGCGAGAACGGCTGCGTCGGTTGGATGTTCCATAAGAAGGGCGTGATCGAGATCGACAAGACCGCGGCCGATGAGGACACCGTCATGGAAATCGCGCTGGAAAACGGGGCCGAGGACGTGCGCACCGACAGCGGCTCGTTCGAGGTGGTCACGCCCGCGGAGGCGCTCGAGACCGTCCGCGCCGCCTTCGAAAAGAAGGGAGTCCCGATGGCGTCGGTCGAGGTGACCATGATTCCTGAAACCACGGTGAGACTGGAGAAAGAGGGAGAGGCGTCGTCGATGCTGAAGCTCTACGAGCTGTTGGAGGAGCACGACGATATTCAGAAAGTGTACTCGAACTTCGATATCGACGAGAGGCTGATGGAGCAGCTGGCGTAG
- a CDS encoding TIGR01458 family HAD-type hydrolase: MTRGRLQGISGILCDIDGVLWDSQDRKRPTPGAHEAIRCIKEERRLPVRFVTNTTTRSRDTLYREIRQRGYPIERDEIVAPTTLGAEWLRRKGRPSVFLVMREDTQEEFAEFPRDDVRPDYIVIGNNRDRWDYALVNRIFLMLVNGSEMLALHKQRYWQSGDDIAVDIGCFVTGLEYSSGKRATAIGKPEPLFFQAALEAIGVAPAEAIMVGDDIETDIGGAQRAGLRGVLVRTGKFREYLVRQSTVAPDLVIASLGDLPSHL, encoded by the coding sequence GTGACAAGAGGAAGACTGCAAGGAATCAGCGGCATCCTGTGCGATATCGATGGCGTCCTTTGGGACAGCCAGGATCGCAAGAGGCCGACGCCGGGGGCGCACGAGGCTATCCGCTGCATCAAGGAAGAACGGCGTCTCCCGGTGCGCTTCGTCACCAACACCACCACCCGCAGCCGCGACACGCTCTACCGGGAAATCCGCCAGCGGGGCTACCCGATTGAGCGGGACGAGATTGTCGCGCCGACCACGCTGGGTGCCGAGTGGCTTCGCAGGAAAGGACGCCCCAGCGTCTTCCTGGTCATGCGCGAGGACACGCAGGAGGAATTCGCCGAGTTCCCGCGCGACGATGTGCGGCCCGACTACATCGTGATCGGCAACAACCGCGACCGGTGGGACTATGCCCTGGTGAACCGGATTTTTCTCATGCTCGTCAACGGCTCCGAGATGCTCGCCCTGCACAAGCAGCGTTACTGGCAGAGCGGGGACGACATCGCGGTCGATATCGGCTGTTTCGTGACCGGGCTGGAATACTCCAGCGGGAAGCGCGCGACCGCGATCGGCAAGCCCGAGCCGCTATTTTTCCAGGCGGCGCTCGAGGCGATCGGGGTGGCGCCGGCGGAAGCGATCATGGTCGGTGATGATATCGAGACGGACATCGGGGGGGCGCAGCGGGCCGGGCTGCGGGGTGTGCTTGTGCGCACGGGCAAATTCCGCGAGTACCTCGTGCGGCAGTCAACGGTGGCCCCGGACCTGGTGATTGCCTCGCTGGGGGACCTGCCATCGCATCTGTAA
- the ruvC gene encoding crossover junction endodeoxyribonuclease RuvC, which translates to MRVLGIDPGLQITGYGVIEDGGGAPVVLEAGVIRTTSGHDMSLRLHELSCEIKGVIEQFRPDIIAVEELYSHYGHPRTAIIMGHARGIVFLKAAEAGVAVVPYASTRIKKSLTGNGRASKRQMQMMIRSALHLPRPPEPPDAADALAVALCHCRAAAHHEVAV; encoded by the coding sequence ATGCGCGTGCTAGGCATCGATCCCGGACTGCAGATCACCGGGTACGGGGTGATCGAGGACGGCGGGGGAGCGCCGGTGGTGCTCGAAGCCGGTGTGATCCGGACGACGAGCGGGCATGATATGTCCTTGCGCCTGCATGAGTTGTCGTGCGAGATTAAAGGGGTGATCGAGCAGTTCCGGCCGGATATCATCGCTGTTGAGGAGCTGTATTCGCACTACGGTCACCCGCGCACGGCGATTATCATGGGGCACGCCCGAGGAATCGTGTTCCTCAAAGCGGCCGAGGCCGGGGTCGCGGTGGTCCCGTACGCCTCGACGCGCATCAAGAAGTCGCTGACGGGCAACGGCCGGGCGAGCAAAAGGCAAATGCAGATGATGATCCGTTCGGCCCTGCACCTTCCCCGCCCACCGGAACCCCCCGATGCGGCCGATGCGCTGGCGGTGGCGCTGTGCCACTGCCGGGCGGCCGCGCACCACGAGGTGGCCGTATGA
- the ruvB gene encoding Holliday junction branch migration DNA helicase RuvB: MARERIVSGEQIIPDEDKALVTLRPSRLSEYIGQNKLRNKLKVTLDAARGRGEAVEHMLFYGPPGLGKTTLAYIIANEMGTKLVATAGPALQRAGDLMGILTNLNEGDILFIDEIHRLTPVIEEFIYPAMEDFKVDFVVDKGAFAKVINVPLKPFTLIGATTRAGFLSAPLRDRFGLYYHLDFYPPEELADIVLRSARLLEVEIETEAAATIARRARGTPRVANRLLRRVRDFAEVKAAGVITPEVAAAALDAEGVDSLGLDALDRNLIRVIIEFYHGGPVGIEALGATLNEEINTLVDMVEPYLLKIGFVRRTRQGRVASEAAAKHLGVTLPRTGRQGRLL, from the coding sequence ATGGCGCGCGAGCGGATCGTGTCAGGCGAGCAGATTATTCCCGACGAGGACAAGGCGCTGGTGACGCTGCGGCCGAGCCGCTTGTCGGAGTATATAGGACAGAATAAGTTACGAAACAAACTTAAGGTCACGCTTGATGCCGCCCGGGGTCGGGGGGAAGCGGTCGAACACATGCTGTTCTATGGGCCGCCGGGGTTGGGCAAGACTACGCTGGCGTACATTATCGCCAACGAGATGGGGACCAAACTGGTGGCGACCGCCGGCCCGGCGCTCCAGCGGGCCGGCGACCTCATGGGGATTCTGACCAATCTCAACGAGGGGGATATCCTGTTCATCGACGAAATCCACCGCCTCACCCCGGTGATCGAGGAGTTCATCTATCCGGCGATGGAGGATTTCAAGGTCGATTTCGTGGTGGACAAGGGGGCGTTCGCCAAGGTCATCAACGTGCCGCTGAAACCGTTCACGCTGATCGGGGCGACGACGCGGGCGGGGTTTCTGTCGGCGCCCCTGCGCGACCGGTTCGGGCTGTACTACCATCTCGATTTCTACCCGCCGGAGGAGCTGGCCGACATCGTCCTGCGCTCAGCCCGCCTCCTGGAGGTGGAGATTGAGACGGAGGCGGCGGCGACGATCGCCCGCCGGGCGCGGGGCACGCCGCGGGTCGCCAATCGGCTCCTGCGGCGCGTACGCGACTTCGCCGAGGTCAAGGCGGCGGGGGTAATCACGCCCGAGGTGGCGGCCGCGGCATTGGACGCCGAGGGGGTCGATTCGCTCGGACTGGATGCGCTGGACCGGAATCTGATCCGCGTGATTATCGAATTCTACCACGGGGGGCCGGTCGGTATCGAGGCGCTGGGGGCGACCCTGAACGAAGAGATCAACACGCTGGTCGATATGGTGGAACCGTACCTGCTGAAAATCGGGTTTGTGCGGCGTACGCGCCAGGGGCGAGTGGCCTCCGAGGCCGCCGCGAAACACCTCGGCGTCACCCTGCCCCGCACCGGTCGCCAGGGAAGGCTGCTGTAG
- a CDS encoding O-methyltransferase, with amino-acid sequence MQSEPWIEVDRYLTALHVPPDPVLESALAASREAGLPSIQVTPLQGQLLQVLALACGARRILEIGTLGGYSTIWLARALPPGGRLVTLEVNSSHAEVARANIARAGLAGTVEIRVGPALASLEAIAARGEGPFDLTFIDADKEGTPEYFRRALDLSRVGGFIVVDNAVRHGKVVERDSDDPRVAGMRRFLELAAAEPRVKAATVQTVGAKGYDGFTLALVTAERRGGGGNG; translated from the coding sequence ATGCAATCCGAACCCTGGATCGAAGTCGACCGCTATCTGACCGCTCTCCACGTTCCCCCCGATCCCGTGCTGGAGTCGGCCCTGGCGGCCAGCCGGGAGGCGGGCCTTCCGTCAATCCAGGTCACGCCCCTGCAGGGGCAATTGCTGCAGGTGCTCGCGCTGGCGTGCGGGGCCCGGCGGATCCTCGAGATCGGCACTCTCGGCGGTTACAGCACCATCTGGCTGGCCCGGGCCCTTCCGCCCGGCGGGCGGCTGGTCACGCTCGAAGTCAACTCTTCGCACGCCGAGGTTGCCCGCGCCAACATCGCGCGGGCGGGACTCGCCGGGACGGTCGAAATCCGGGTCGGACCCGCGCTCGCCTCGCTGGAGGCGATCGCCGCGAGGGGGGAGGGGCCGTTCGACCTGACCTTTATCGACGCCGACAAGGAGGGCACCCCGGAGTATTTCCGCCGGGCGCTCGACCTGTCCCGGGTCGGGGGTTTCATCGTGGTCGACAATGCTGTGCGCCATGGGAAAGTGGTGGAGCGCGACAGCGATGACCCGCGGGTGGCCGGCATGCGGCGCTTTCTGGAATTGGCAGCCGCCGAACCGCGCGTCAAGGCGGCGACGGTCCAGACGGTCGGCGCGAAGGGCTACGACGGCTTTACGCTCGCGCTGGTGACGGCGGAGAGGCGCGGAGGGGGCGGGAATGGATGA
- the queA gene encoding tRNA preQ1(34) S-adenosylmethionine ribosyltransferase-isomerase QueA: MDISQFDYHLPPELVAQFPSRRRDESRLMIVDRAGDGCTIVPFRRIADYLEDGEALVVNDTRVFKARLRGNRSSGARVEVFLVRPLDRGDGDAWLALVSPSRRLREGEDVLFGDDRIRLREYQGKGRWAVGFASRAARERIIRRHGRVPLPHYIRREDGPADLRRYQTVFADRARTGAVAAPTAGFHFTRPLLHDLAGRGVRLVRLTLHVGPGTFKPVSADNIDDHVVDPEWAELPESAARVLNGVRDGGGRITAVGTTSVRTLESVVRGDGRFVPLAGMVDLYIRPGYHFRGVDRLITNFHLPRSSLLILVAAFAGRDRILEAYRYAIAQRMRFYSYGDAMLIL, translated from the coding sequence ATGGATATCAGCCAGTTCGACTACCACCTTCCGCCGGAGTTGGTCGCGCAGTTTCCCTCGCGCCGGCGGGACGAATCCCGGCTCATGATTGTCGACCGGGCCGGCGACGGCTGCACGATTGTGCCGTTCCGCCGGATCGCCGACTACCTGGAGGACGGCGAGGCGCTGGTGGTGAACGATACCCGGGTATTCAAGGCGCGGCTCCGGGGCAACCGCTCCAGCGGCGCGCGGGTCGAGGTGTTTCTGGTGCGTCCGCTTGACAGGGGGGATGGAGACGCCTGGCTGGCGCTAGTCAGCCCATCGCGGAGGCTCCGCGAGGGGGAGGACGTGCTGTTCGGCGACGATCGGATAAGGCTGCGGGAATACCAGGGCAAAGGCCGGTGGGCGGTGGGATTTGCCTCCCGGGCGGCGCGGGAGAGGATCATCCGCCGGCACGGCCGCGTGCCACTGCCGCATTACATTCGCCGGGAGGACGGCCCGGCCGATCTCCGGCGTTACCAGACCGTGTTCGCCGACCGCGCGCGGACGGGGGCGGTGGCGGCGCCGACCGCCGGATTTCACTTTACCCGGCCGCTCCTGCACGATCTGGCCGGCCGGGGGGTCCGTCTCGTCCGACTCACCCTCCACGTGGGGCCGGGGACGTTCAAACCGGTGTCGGCGGACAACATCGACGACCACGTGGTGGACCCGGAGTGGGCGGAACTGCCGGAGAGCGCCGCCCGGGTGTTGAACGGCGTCCGGGATGGGGGCGGCCGAATCACGGCCGTCGGGACAACCTCGGTGCGGACGCTCGAATCGGTCGTGCGGGGGGACGGGCGGTTCGTGCCGCTGGCCGGGATGGTCGATCTCTACATCCGGCCGGGGTACCACTTCCGCGGCGTGGACCGCCTGATCACCAATTTCCACCTCCCGCGTTCCTCGCTGCTCATCCTCGTCGCGGCGTTCGCCGGACGGGATCGGATCCTCGAGGCCTATCGGTACGCGATCGCGCAGCGGATGCGGTTCTACAGCTACGGCGACGCGATGCTCATCCTCTGA
- the ispD gene encoding 2-C-methyl-D-erythritol 4-phosphate cytidylyltransferase, with protein MRDRMITAAVIVAGGQSLRFGGEVPKQFREVAGRPLLAWTISRFEAAGSIDRIVVVAAEDYLGYAGEQVVDRYGFAKVQQIVSGGTERRESVWRGLEALPIATGFVAIHDGARPLVRPADIDRVVGAAKRDRAAILAVPVPDTLKRVRDGYVIATVDRSYLYGAQTPQVFQYDLIMAAHREAAGAAGRYTDDASMVESRGFKVTVVEPSGPNIKITTPEDLVIAEALLAREGHG; from the coding sequence ATGCGCGACCGCATGATCACCGCAGCCGTCATAGTCGCCGGCGGGCAGTCGCTCCGCTTCGGCGGCGAAGTCCCGAAGCAGTTTCGGGAAGTCGCCGGGCGGCCGCTGTTGGCCTGGACCATCAGCCGCTTCGAAGCGGCCGGCTCCATCGACCGGATTGTGGTCGTGGCGGCCGAAGACTATCTCGGCTACGCCGGAGAACAGGTTGTGGACCGGTACGGGTTCGCGAAGGTGCAGCAGATCGTCTCCGGCGGGACCGAACGCCGGGAGTCGGTGTGGAGAGGGCTGGAAGCGCTGCCGATCGCCACCGGTTTCGTGGCCATCCATGACGGCGCCCGGCCGCTGGTCCGGCCAGCCGACATCGACCGCGTCGTCGGCGCGGCGAAGCGGGACCGGGCCGCCATCCTCGCGGTCCCGGTGCCCGACACGCTCAAGCGTGTGCGCGACGGCTACGTGATCGCAACCGTGGACCGCAGTTACCTGTACGGCGCGCAGACGCCGCAGGTGTTTCAGTACGATCTCATCATGGCGGCGCACCGGGAGGCGGCCGGCGCGGCCGGGCGGTATACCGACGATGCGTCGATGGTGGAGAGCCGCGGATTCAAGGTGACGGTGGTGGAGCCGAGCGGACCCAACATCAAAATCACGACCCCGGAGGATCTGGTCATCGCCGAAGCCCTCCTGGCCAGGGAGGGGCATGGCTGA